In Armatimonadota bacterium, the genomic stretch ATCCTGGGCGGAGGGCCGGCGGGGAGCTTCTGCGCCATCTGGCTGAGCACGCTGGCGGCGCAAGCCGGGCAGCGCTTCGACATCACCCTCTTCGACCACAAGAGCTTCGAGAAACCGGGGCCGGCGGGCTGCAACATGTGCGCCGGGGTCATCCCCGACTCGCTGGTGCGCAACATGCGGCGCTTCGGCATCGAGCTGCCGCGCCACGTCATCCAGCGCCGCATCGAGGGCTACTGCCTGGAGACCCTGGGCGGCGCGGTGGACATCCCCCGCCCCCCCGGGGTCGAGCTCTACAGCACCTTCCGCGGCCCCGGGCCGCGCGGCATGTATCCCTCCGCCCAGGAGGGCTTCGATTACTTCCTGCTGCGCGAGGCGGAGAAGCGCGGCCTCACCTACGTCAATGCCCTGGTCACCGACGTGGCGCTGCCCGCGGCGGCGGCGGCGCCCCACCTCGTCACCTGCCGCGGCGGCTCGCAGCACGAGGCCGACATCGTGGTCGGCGCGTTCGGCGTCAACAGCAACCTGGGGCGCTTGTTCGAGGGCTTGGGCTTCGGCTATCGCGCGCCGCAGGTCGTGCGCGCCTTCCAGGCGGAGGTGCCGGTGGAGCCGGAGTTCATCGCGCGCGAGATGGGGGACCGGGTGTTCATTTTCGCCCTGGGATGGCGCCACCTCAAGTTCGCCGCCATCACCCCCAAGCGCGAGCATGTGACGGTGACCCTGGTCGGGGACGATCCGCGGCGGGTGGACCTGGAGGAGTTCCTGCATTCTCCCTACGTACGGCGGCGACTGCCGGCGGACTGGCAGATGCCGTGCCAGTACTGCTGCTGCTCGCCGCGGCTGCCGCTGACCGCGGCGCGCACCGCGGCACACGACCGCCTGGTCATCATCGGCGACGCCCACGTCGCGCGCTACCTCAAGAACGGCATCGAGTCGAGCTTCTACACCGCGTGCTGGGCGGCGCGCGCGATCATCGCCGGCGACCTGACGGCGGCGGGCCTGCAGCGCAACTACGTCGCGCGCTGCGACTCCTACGTGCGCGACAACCGCTACGGGCGGGCGCTGTTCCGGCTGCACGACATCATCTCCGCGTCGCCGAGGGTGTCGCGCGCGCACGTGGCGGTGGCGCGGGCGGAGCAGGCCGCCCCGGCGCGCCCCAAGCGCCTGAGCGAGGTGCTGTGGGGCATGTTCACCGGCAACATCCCTTACCGGGAGATCGCCCTGCGCCTGCTCGACCCGCGTTTGCACGGGGACATCGCCCGCGCCTTGGGGCGCGCCCTGCTGCTGCGCGCGCCGCCGCGGGCGGCGCCGGCACCGCGGGGGGCGGCGGTGTCACCTGCGCGCGACCCCCTGGGGCCGCTGGGGCCGGAGCAGACGGTGATCATCGTCGGCGGCGGGCCCGCCGGGACCTCCTGCGCGCTGGCGCTGGCGCGCCAGGGGGAACGCCTGCGCCGCCTGCCGCGCATCATCCTCATCGAGGAGAAACGCTTCGGCGAGCACCAGAACCAGTGCGCGGGCGTCGTCTCCCCGCCGGGGCTGGAGATGATCCAGGAGCGCCTGGGCGTGAGGGTGCCGCAGGACCTGGTGCAGCGGGAGATTCACGGCTACGTGCTGTACGCGGACGGCGACGCGATCGTGCTCGACGGCGACGAACTGGGGGAGCGCGCGACCGCGCTGCGGCGGGTGCAGCTCGACCGCCTGATGCTGGAGGCGGCGGAGCGCGCCGGCGTCCAGGTGGTGCATGCGCGCGCCGGCGACATCGAGGTCAACCGTGACGGGGTCATTGTGTACACCGACAGCGGCACCTTCCACGGCGATGTGGTGGTGGGCGCGTTCGGCCTTGATCCGGGCGCGGCCCGCGCTTTCGCTCGCGGCACCGGCTACCGCCCGCCGCGGTCGCTGGACACGCTGGCGTGCAAGCTGCACCCGGCGGGCCTGGAGTACATCCCGGGCCTGCTGCAGGATCGCATCCATGTGTTCTTGCCGCCGGAGCGCAAGCTCGAGTTCGGCGCGCTGGCGCCGAAGGGGAACCATGCGACCGTCATCGTCGCCGGCGCCCGGTTGCGCGAGGCCGACCTGACCCGGTTCCTGACCCACTATGCCGGGCGCCTGCTGCCGGCGGCGTGCGACATCCAGGGGGCGTTCAAGGGATCGTTTCCGCTGGGACCGGCGCGGCGTCTCTACGGCGACCGCTACGTGGTGCTGGGGGACGCGGCGGGGATGGTGCGTCCCTTCAAGGGCAAGGGCATCAACGCCGGGATCGAGGCCGGGTGGGCGGCGGCGGCAACCATGCTCGAGCAGGGGATCTCGCGCGCGGCGTTCGAGGAGTTCGCGCGCGGGCAGCGCCACCTGACGGGCGACCTTCAGTACGGGCGCGTGGTGCGGTGGCTGACGACGCTGGTGGCGCGCTGGGGGCTGCTGGCGCCGTTCGTGGCGGAGGCGCGCAGCGACGGCGACCTGCGCCAGGAGCTGTTCGACTGCGTGTCGGGGCGCACCCCCTATCGCGACGTGGTGCTGCGGCGCGCGAACCTACGTCTGGTGCCGCGCATGGCCTGGAAGTGCGCGCTGCACTTGCTGCGGGGAGGCGGCCGGCGCGCCGCAGTGGAGCCGACTGCGGACGGGCACGGATGAGCGGCGGCAAAATCGCCGGACGTTGGGGCGGGAAAACGCGGTGCGCGCGTGGAAGCACACGTCGGCAGCGACCAGACTGACGCGCAGGAGGCGTGACATGGCGACCCCGCAGGCGAAGATCCTGGTGGTGGAGGACGATTTCGACGCGGCCGACGCGACCAAGACGGTGTTGGAGAGCGCGGGCTACCAGGTAGCCATCGCCGACTCTCCGGCCAAGGCGTGGGAGGCCATGCGCGCGGCGCGGCCGGACCTGATACTGCTCGACGTGATGATGCCCTCCGGCACCGAGGGCTTCCACTTCGTGTGGGAGCTGCGCGGCAGCGACAACGAGGCGCTGCGCGAGGTCCCGATCATCATCATGA encodes the following:
- a CDS encoding FAD-dependent monooxygenase, whose product is MTAASGRAGVRGNGGRPPRVAILGGGPAGSFCAIWLSTLAAQAGQRFDITLFDHKSFEKPGPAGCNMCAGVIPDSLVRNMRRFGIELPRHVIQRRIEGYCLETLGGAVDIPRPPGVELYSTFRGPGPRGMYPSAQEGFDYFLLREAEKRGLTYVNALVTDVALPAAAAAPHLVTCRGGSQHEADIVVGAFGVNSNLGRLFEGLGFGYRAPQVVRAFQAEVPVEPEFIAREMGDRVFIFALGWRHLKFAAITPKREHVTVTLVGDDPRRVDLEEFLHSPYVRRRLPADWQMPCQYCCCSPRLPLTAARTAAHDRLVIIGDAHVARYLKNGIESSFYTACWAARAIIAGDLTAAGLQRNYVARCDSYVRDNRYGRALFRLHDIISASPRVSRAHVAVARAEQAAPARPKRLSEVLWGMFTGNIPYREIALRLLDPRLHGDIARALGRALLLRAPPRAAPAPRGAAVSPARDPLGPLGPEQTVIIVGGGPAGTSCALALARQGERLRRLPRIILIEEKRFGEHQNQCAGVVSPPGLEMIQERLGVRVPQDLVQREIHGYVLYADGDAIVLDGDELGERATALRRVQLDRLMLEAAERAGVQVVHARAGDIEVNRDGVIVYTDSGTFHGDVVVGAFGLDPGAARAFARGTGYRPPRSLDTLACKLHPAGLEYIPGLLQDRIHVFLPPERKLEFGALAPKGNHATVIVAGARLREADLTRFLTHYAGRLLPAACDIQGAFKGSFPLGPARRLYGDRYVVLGDAAGMVRPFKGKGINAGIEAGWAAAATMLEQGISRAAFEEFARGQRHLTGDLQYGRVVRWLTTLVARWGLLAPFVAEARSDGDLRQELFDCVSGRTPYRDVVLRRANLRLVPRMAWKCALHLLRGGGRRAAVEPTADGHG
- a CDS encoding response regulator, which produces MATPQAKILVVEDDFDAADATKTVLESAGYQVAIADSPAKAWEAMRAARPDLILLDVMMPSGTEGFHFVWELRGSDNEALREVPIIIMSAIHDTTSLRFYPTEGDGSYAPGEYLPVQAFLDKPAQPQQLLAQVAAVLEGKSPQP